A single region of the Rathayibacter rathayi genome encodes:
- a CDS encoding bifunctional proline dehydrogenase/L-glutamate gamma-semialdehyde dehydrogenase: protein MSPTPLPLPPARPRQPRPRPDSVDPRLVDKSVALVRRWLREASAIPTDASGAQLAGVLKDPSGLDFTVGFVDGVVRPEDTRVAAAALTAIAGGVPGFLPAPMRAAVTLGGVLAPLVPDVVVPIARRVLRRMVGHLIIDATDSRLGPAIAAIRGHGVRLNLNLLGEAVLGREEAHRRLEGTHRLLARDDVDYVSIKVSSSTAPHNPWAFDAAVEDIVEELTPLFARAAAASPQKFINLDMEEYKDLDLTIAVFTRILDRPEFTDLEAGIVLQAYLPDALSAMIRLQEWSAARRARGGAAIKVRLVKGANLPMEQVEASVHGWPLATWSSKQDSDTNYKRVLDYALHPERIRAVRVGVAGHNLFDVAYSWLLAGTRGVREGIEYEMLLGMAQGQAEAVRRTVGSLLLYTPVVAPAEFDVAIAYLIRRLEEGASSQNFMSAVFELEADPALFAREEERFRASVAALDGAVPPAHRVADRFAASGRPGLGDYRSTPDTDPSVAANREWAEAILARVPSSRAGVDAIEAATIGTLGELEAVLSGARTSGWSDVPADERARILHRAGDELEARRAELLEVMAAEGGKTLDQGDPEVSEAVDFAHYYAERALELDAVDGARFHPAALTLVTPPWNFPVAIPAGGVLAALAAGSAVVLKPAGPTARCGAVVAEALWAADVPREALRLLRLPEEELGRDLIASPAVDRVILTGAYETAELFRSFRHDLPLLAETSGKNAIIVTPSADLDLAVRDVVASAFGHAGQKCSAASLVVLVGSVAHSTRFRGQLLDAVSSLTVGYPTDPATRMGPVIEPAEGKLLRGLTTLGAGETWLLRPRKLDESGRLWSPGVREGVRRGSEFHRTEYFGPILGIMTAATLDEAIALVNEVDYGLTSGLHALDPDEIGTWLDGIEAGNLYVNRGITGAIVQRQPFGGWKKSAVGPGTKAGGPDYLLGLGSWSSTAAEATAPVVGPAARLLAAARAELSEEEYAGVERTARSCAAAWSEGAPRDVTGLAAERNVFRHLPYDSAVLVRLADGEALGSLVRVAVAAATARASAVVSSAVVLPPRLAAALTETAGAVVVEDDAAWEARVRAHGAGRVRLLGASAATVTAATDGRPDLAVYAGEATEAGRLELLPFVREQAVSITAHRFGTPDHLTDALL from the coding sequence ATCTCGCCAACCCCGCTCCCGCTCCCGCCAGCCCGGCCCCGCCAGCCCCGGCCCCGCCCCGACTCCGTCGACCCCCGCCTCGTCGACAAGAGCGTCGCTCTGGTTCGGCGCTGGCTGCGCGAGGCCTCCGCGATCCCCACCGATGCCTCCGGGGCGCAGCTTGCGGGCGTGCTGAAGGATCCGTCCGGCCTGGACTTCACCGTCGGCTTCGTCGACGGCGTCGTCCGCCCCGAGGACACCCGCGTGGCCGCGGCCGCGCTGACGGCGATCGCGGGCGGCGTGCCCGGCTTCCTGCCTGCTCCGATGCGCGCCGCGGTCACCCTCGGCGGTGTGCTGGCACCGCTCGTCCCGGACGTCGTGGTGCCGATCGCGCGCAGGGTGCTGCGGCGGATGGTCGGCCACCTCATCATCGACGCGACCGACTCGCGCCTGGGCCCGGCGATCGCAGCGATCCGCGGCCACGGCGTGCGGCTTAACCTGAACCTGCTCGGCGAGGCCGTCCTCGGCCGCGAGGAGGCCCACCGCCGCCTGGAGGGCACCCACCGCCTCCTCGCCCGCGACGACGTCGACTACGTCTCGATCAAGGTCTCCTCGAGCACCGCCCCGCACAACCCGTGGGCGTTCGACGCCGCGGTCGAGGACATCGTCGAAGAGCTCACGCCGCTGTTCGCGCGAGCCGCCGCCGCCTCGCCGCAGAAGTTCATCAACCTCGACATGGAGGAGTACAAAGACCTCGACCTCACTATCGCGGTCTTCACCCGCATCCTGGACCGGCCGGAGTTCACGGATCTCGAGGCCGGCATCGTGCTGCAGGCGTACCTGCCCGACGCGCTCTCGGCGATGATCCGCCTACAGGAGTGGAGCGCCGCCCGACGTGCCCGCGGTGGCGCCGCCATCAAGGTGCGCCTGGTCAAGGGCGCGAACCTGCCGATGGAGCAGGTCGAGGCGTCGGTGCACGGCTGGCCGCTGGCGACCTGGAGCAGCAAGCAGGACTCGGACACGAACTACAAGCGCGTGCTCGACTACGCGCTGCACCCGGAGCGGATCCGCGCCGTGCGGGTCGGCGTCGCGGGCCACAACCTCTTCGACGTCGCGTACTCGTGGCTGCTCGCCGGCACCCGCGGCGTCCGCGAGGGGATCGAGTACGAGATGCTGCTCGGCATGGCGCAGGGCCAGGCGGAGGCGGTGCGCCGCACGGTCGGCTCGCTCCTGCTCTACACGCCGGTCGTCGCGCCGGCCGAGTTCGATGTGGCGATCGCCTACCTGATCCGCCGGCTGGAGGAGGGCGCGTCGAGCCAGAACTTCATGTCCGCCGTCTTCGAGCTCGAGGCCGATCCGGCGCTGTTCGCGCGGGAGGAGGAGCGGTTCCGCGCCTCCGTCGCCGCCCTGGATGGCGCTGTGCCTCCGGCGCACCGCGTGGCCGACCGCTTCGCCGCGAGCGGCCGCCCCGGGCTGGGCGACTACCGCAGCACCCCCGACACCGACCCGTCCGTCGCCGCGAACCGTGAGTGGGCCGAGGCGATCCTCGCGCGCGTCCCCTCCTCCCGCGCCGGCGTCGACGCGATCGAGGCCGCCACGATCGGCACCCTCGGCGAGCTGGAGGCCGTGCTCTCCGGAGCGCGCACCAGCGGCTGGAGCGACGTCCCGGCCGACGAGCGCGCCCGCATCCTGCACCGCGCCGGCGACGAGCTGGAGGCGCGGCGCGCCGAGCTGCTGGAGGTGATGGCGGCCGAGGGCGGCAAGACGCTCGACCAGGGCGACCCCGAGGTCTCGGAGGCCGTGGACTTCGCCCACTACTACGCCGAGCGCGCGCTCGAACTCGACGCGGTGGACGGCGCCCGCTTCCACCCGGCCGCGCTGACGCTGGTTACTCCGCCGTGGAACTTCCCGGTCGCGATCCCGGCCGGAGGCGTGCTCGCGGCGCTGGCGGCCGGCTCGGCCGTGGTGCTCAAGCCCGCAGGTCCCACCGCGCGCTGTGGCGCCGTCGTGGCCGAGGCGCTGTGGGCGGCGGACGTGCCGCGCGAGGCGCTGCGGCTGCTCCGCCTGCCGGAGGAGGAGCTGGGGCGCGACCTGATCGCCTCGCCCGCGGTGGACCGTGTGATCCTCACCGGCGCCTACGAGACGGCCGAGCTGTTCCGCTCGTTCCGGCACGACCTCCCGTTGCTCGCCGAGACCAGCGGCAAGAACGCGATCATCGTCACCCCCTCGGCCGACCTCGACCTCGCGGTGAGGGACGTGGTGGCGAGCGCCTTCGGGCACGCCGGGCAGAAGTGCTCGGCCGCCTCGCTCGTGGTGCTGGTCGGCTCCGTCGCCCACTCGACGCGGTTCCGCGGGCAGCTGCTCGACGCGGTCTCCTCCCTCACCGTCGGCTACCCGACGGACCCTGCGACGCGGATGGGCCCGGTGATCGAGCCGGCCGAGGGCAAGCTGCTGCGCGGCCTGACGACGCTCGGCGCCGGCGAGACCTGGCTGCTGCGGCCGCGGAAGCTGGACGAGTCCGGCCGGCTGTGGAGCCCGGGCGTGCGGGAGGGCGTGCGCCGCGGCTCCGAATTCCACCGCACCGAGTACTTCGGGCCGATCCTGGGAATCATGACGGCGGCGACCCTCGACGAGGCGATCGCCCTGGTGAACGAGGTGGACTACGGGCTCACCTCGGGCCTGCACGCGCTCGACCCGGACGAGATCGGCACCTGGCTCGACGGGATTGAGGCCGGCAACCTGTACGTGAACCGCGGGATTACCGGTGCGATCGTGCAGCGCCAGCCGTTCGGCGGCTGGAAGAAGTCGGCGGTCGGGCCGGGCACGAAGGCGGGTGGGCCGGACTACCTGCTCGGGCTGGGCTCGTGGAGTTCGACGGCGGCGGAGGCGACAGCCCCGGTCGTCGGCCCGGCGGCGCGACTGCTCGCGGCGGCGCGCGCCGAGCTCTCGGAGGAGGAGTACGCCGGGGTGGAGCGCACGGCTCGCAGCTGCGCGGCGGCGTGGAGCGAGGGAGCGCCCCGCGATGTGACGGGGCTGGCGGCGGAGCGGAACGTGTTCCGGCACCTGCCCTACGACTCCGCGGTGCTGGTGCGCCTGGCCGACGGGGAGGCGCTCGGCTCGCTCGTGCGGGTGGCCGTCGCCGCGGCGACCGCTCGGGCGTCCGCGGTGGTCTCCAGCGCTGTGGTGCTGCCTCCGCGGCTCGCCGCCGCGCTCACCGAGACCGCGGGGGCCGTGGTGGTCGAGGACGACGCGGCGTGGGAGGCGCGAGTGCGCGCGCATGGCGCCGGACGGGTGCGCCTGCTGGGCGCCTCCGCCGCGACGGTCACGGCCGCGACGGACGGCCGCCCCGACCTCGCGGTCTACGCCGGCGAGGCGACCGAGGCGGGCCGCCTGGAGCTACTGCCGTTCGTCCGCGAGCAGGCCGTCTCCATCACCGCCCACCGCTTCGGCACACCCGACCACCTCACGGACGCCCTACTCTGA
- a CDS encoding LysR substrate-binding domain-containing protein: MLDVRRLVLLREVAIRGTLAAAAEALAYSPSAVSQQLAVLERETGVELLRKAGRRVQLTPQAEILVEAAGEVLALLERAEAALAASGESITGRVRVAVFQSAALALMPSALRAVAERFPEVRIEMVQREPEGALHETSWAREFDLVVAEQYPGHSTSWLPGLVRSDLTTDAIRLAVSRDSGVLDLAATRDCAWVMEPRGTASRHFAEQTCRVAGFEPDVRFETADLQAQIRLAASGHAVALMPDLVWAGEEPACRLLELPGAPRRTIFTAQREAGLASPAVRVFRECLVEAAGSSL, encoded by the coding sequence GTGCTCGATGTGCGCCGCCTGGTCCTGCTGCGCGAGGTCGCCATCCGCGGAACCCTCGCCGCCGCGGCGGAGGCCCTCGCCTACAGCCCCTCCGCGGTCTCGCAGCAGCTCGCGGTGCTCGAGCGCGAGACCGGGGTCGAGCTGCTGCGGAAGGCCGGACGGCGCGTGCAGCTCACTCCGCAGGCCGAGATCCTGGTGGAGGCGGCGGGTGAGGTGCTGGCCCTGCTCGAGCGGGCGGAGGCGGCGCTCGCGGCGTCCGGCGAATCCATCACTGGACGGGTGCGCGTCGCGGTGTTCCAATCGGCGGCGCTCGCGCTGATGCCGAGCGCGCTTCGGGCTGTCGCCGAGCGCTTCCCGGAGGTGCGGATTGAGATGGTGCAGCGCGAGCCAGAGGGGGCGCTGCACGAGACCTCGTGGGCGAGGGAGTTCGACCTCGTCGTCGCCGAACAGTACCCCGGCCACTCCACCTCGTGGCTGCCCGGGTTGGTGCGCAGCGACCTCACGACCGACGCCATCCGCCTGGCCGTCAGCCGCGACTCCGGCGTGCTGGATCTCGCCGCGACCCGCGACTGCGCCTGGGTGATGGAGCCGCGCGGCACCGCGAGCCGCCATTTCGCCGAGCAGACCTGCCGCGTCGCGGGCTTTGAACCTGACGTCCGCTTCGAGACCGCCGACCTCCAGGCGCAGATCCGCCTCGCCGCCTCCGGCCACGCCGTCGCCCTGATGCCCGACCTAGTCTGGGCGGGCGAGGAGCCGGCCTGCCGCCTCCTGGAACTGCCGGGCGCGCCTCGCCGCACGATCTTCACGGCCCAGCGGGAGGCGGGTCTGGCCTCGCCCGCCGTCCGCGTCTTCCGCGAGTGCCTGGTGGAGGCCGCTGGCTCCTCCCTCTGA
- a CDS encoding GntP family transporter, protein MTLLTAVRSAADTPIAPATTLGTPLLLGIAAAGITLLLVLIIRFKIHAFVALLLVSVLVALSAQIPPADVFTLVANGVGSTMGKVALIIALGAILGRLIEVSGGVQSLADHFTRALGPRRVAVALTIVAFLVAIPVFFEVGVIVLVPIIYAFSKVAGLNPVRFGLPMVGLMLAVHVAVPPHPGIVAGAGVFGADIGLIALIALPICAVLGVLSSAVAALMNRREYELAPAVAAQLAENNGVTEAVRTVGRDGTVLASPRAGLIILLVAIPVVQILAGTVGALLLPEGGTAHGISVFIGTPVLALLVAVGIAYFALPVKRGWSLTQTNEIFESALPPVASILLVVAGGGVFGAVLQASGIGGALATTLDTLGVPLIVLGFVVSLLLRAAQGSATVAIVTTGGLLATGVADGGYTPLQIAIITVAVGFGSLGLSHVTDAGFWVVTRYLGLSVADGLRTWTVLTTVLGLAGFSLTCVVWVFVGAIA, encoded by the coding sequence ATGACCCTCCTCACCGCCGTCCGCAGCGCGGCGGACACCCCGATCGCCCCGGCGACCACGCTCGGCACTCCGCTCCTGCTCGGGATCGCCGCCGCCGGCATCACCCTGCTGCTGGTCCTGATCATCCGCTTCAAGATCCACGCCTTCGTGGCGCTCCTGCTGGTGAGCGTGCTGGTCGCCCTCTCGGCGCAGATCCCTCCCGCCGACGTGTTCACTCTGGTGGCGAACGGTGTCGGCAGCACGATGGGCAAGGTGGCACTGATCATCGCGCTCGGGGCGATCCTGGGCAGGCTCATCGAGGTCTCGGGAGGCGTGCAGAGCCTGGCCGACCACTTCACCCGAGCGCTCGGGCCCCGGCGGGTCGCTGTCGCGCTCACGATCGTGGCCTTCCTCGTTGCGATCCCCGTGTTCTTCGAGGTCGGCGTGATCGTCCTTGTGCCGATCATTTACGCGTTCAGCAAGGTCGCCGGCCTCAACCCGGTGAGATTCGGCCTGCCGATGGTCGGGCTGATGCTGGCCGTGCACGTTGCCGTACCGCCGCATCCGGGTATCGTCGCCGGCGCCGGGGTGTTCGGCGCTGACATCGGCCTGATCGCCCTGATCGCCCTGCCGATCTGCGCGGTCCTGGGCGTGCTCTCCTCCGCAGTCGCCGCACTGATGAACCGCCGCGAGTACGAGCTCGCGCCCGCGGTCGCCGCCCAGCTCGCTGAGAACAACGGTGTCACCGAGGCGGTCCGCACGGTCGGCCGCGACGGCACCGTGCTGGCATCACCGCGCGCCGGACTGATCATCCTGCTCGTCGCTATTCCCGTCGTGCAGATCCTCGCGGGGACCGTCGGCGCCCTCCTTCTGCCCGAGGGCGGCACGGCCCACGGGATCAGCGTCTTCATCGGCACCCCGGTCCTCGCCCTGCTCGTCGCCGTCGGCATCGCCTACTTCGCCCTCCCGGTCAAGCGCGGCTGGTCGCTGACGCAGACGAACGAGATCTTCGAGAGCGCACTCCCGCCGGTCGCATCAATCCTGCTCGTCGTCGCCGGTGGCGGAGTCTTCGGCGCCGTCCTGCAGGCCAGCGGGATCGGCGGCGCACTCGCCACGACTCTCGACACGCTGGGCGTGCCGCTGATCGTGCTCGGCTTCGTCGTGTCGCTGCTGCTGAGGGCGGCACAGGGGTCGGCGACCGTCGCCATCGTGACCACCGGCGGACTTCTTGCGACAGGAGTGGCGGACGGCGGCTACACGCCGCTCCAGATCGCGATCATCACTGTCGCGGTCGGCTTCGGCTCGCTCGGGCTCTCGCACGTCACGGACGCGGGGTTCTGGGTGGTGACCCGTTACCTGGGTTTGAGCGTCGCGGACGGGCTGCGCACCTGGACGGTTCTGACGACGGTCCTGGGCCTGGCGGGCTTCTCCCTGACCTGCGTCGTCTGGGTGTTCGTCGGCGCGATCGCCTGA
- a CDS encoding NAD(P)-dependent oxidoreductase, with the protein MTSLSYRVAVLGLGAMGLPMATRLASVLTVHGFDIAPARLDLAARAGITPFDSARGAVAGTDAVLLAVRNGAQLRDVLFGEAGIAESLEPGAVVVMTSTVGIEDVVAVAAQLDSLGVHFVDSPLSGGPVRAGVGDLLIVVGAAPEARAKAQPVLDLLASTLSVIGDRAGDGQAFKTVNQLLCGVHIAAGAEALALAASLGLDPAAILETLSAGAAGSFMLANRGPRMLEAYDDDDGAEVLSRLDIFVKDLGIVTSAARAAGLATPVAAAAEQLFLLGATQGLAAADDSAIIRVVSPKGAR; encoded by the coding sequence ATGACCTCCCTCTCCTACCGCGTCGCCGTGCTCGGCCTCGGCGCAATGGGCCTGCCGATGGCGACCCGCCTGGCCTCCGTACTGACCGTGCACGGCTTCGACATCGCCCCGGCCCGCCTCGACCTCGCCGCTCGGGCCGGAATCACTCCGTTCGACTCAGCCCGCGGGGCGGTCGCCGGCACGGACGCCGTGCTGCTGGCAGTGCGCAACGGCGCGCAGCTGCGCGACGTGCTGTTCGGCGAGGCCGGCATCGCTGAGTCCCTCGAGCCCGGGGCTGTCGTCGTGATGACAAGCACCGTCGGGATCGAGGACGTCGTCGCTGTGGCCGCGCAGCTCGACTCGCTCGGAGTGCACTTCGTCGACTCTCCGCTCAGTGGCGGACCGGTCCGGGCCGGAGTCGGCGATCTCCTGATCGTGGTCGGCGCCGCTCCCGAGGCCCGCGCGAAGGCGCAGCCGGTGCTCGACCTGCTCGCCTCGACCCTCAGCGTGATCGGCGATCGGGCGGGCGATGGGCAGGCCTTCAAGACGGTCAATCAGCTGCTCTGCGGAGTTCACATCGCGGCCGGAGCCGAGGCGCTGGCCCTCGCCGCGTCGCTCGGACTCGACCCCGCGGCGATCCTCGAGACGCTCTCCGCCGGAGCTGCGGGCTCCTTCATGCTGGCCAACCGCGGGCCGCGGATGCTCGAGGCCTACGACGACGACGACGGCGCGGAGGTGCTGAGCCGCCTGGACATCTTCGTGAAGGACCTGGGGATCGTCACCAGCGCGGCCCGCGCCGCCGGACTCGCCACTCCGGTCGCCGCGGCGGCCGAGCAGCTCTTCCTCCTCGGCGCGACCCAGGGCCTCGCCGCTGCCGACGACTCCGCAATCATCCGCGTCGTCTCCCCGAAGGGCGCCCGATGA
- a CDS encoding GMC oxidoreductase — MRTVARAAVPSRALLPRSTPALYSRGRLLTLAGAGHLLPFERPAEVAAAIRRFWEEEAGVAPVVPVDADFAGGYLIQSLGAMPLTYATSLARGAGLWGRELIVPKARITFSAGANVEAVVDSDGRSFDVPNLWVCDNSVFPSSLIANPALATMALSLRTADRFLAA; from the coding sequence ATGAGGACGGTCGCCCGCGCCGCCGTTCCCTCCCGCGCTCTACTCCCGCGCTCTACTCCCGCGCTCTACTCCCGCGGCCGGCTGCTCACCCTCGCGGGGGCGGGCCACCTGCTGCCGTTCGAGCGTCCGGCCGAGGTGGCCGCCGCGATTCGGCGGTTCTGGGAGGAGGAGGCCGGGGTCGCTCCTGTCGTGCCGGTCGACGCGGACTTCGCGGGCGGCTATCTGATCCAGAGCCTGGGCGCGATGCCGCTGACGTACGCGACCTCGCTCGCCCGCGGCGCCGGCCTCTGGGGACGCGAGCTGATAGTGCCGAAGGCGCGCATCACGTTCTCGGCGGGCGCGAACGTGGAGGCGGTGGTCGACTCCGACGGCCGCAGCTTCGACGTGCCGAACCTCTGGGTGTGCGACAACTCGGTGTTCCCGAGCTCGCTCATCGCGAACCCGGCGCTCGCGACGATGGCGCTCTCACTGCGGACGGCGGACCGCTTCCTGGCGGCGTAG
- a CDS encoding HNH endonuclease signature motif containing protein, which produces MKAHGAILAAAEAVLGEVRARGDRAAALARSASPLLLASAEELYAGYRVALEHPESFARGSAPHASSELAERSIRAEFAVALGVSERVACRELENAALLVEHLPATRSALAEARLRWEAGQAVCAVAATLPPGSRAEFDARAADLAARSTPTQLRRALARLREELHEQPLAERHRRAREDRAVWLSPEVDGMATLCALLPAPVAVGAYARLDRIARILRDGAAGSDGAAGRAPAEGRERDATSAPVPGLDGGDERTLAQLRADALADILCDADVIGTIPDAVGADRPTPTLVPGVRAEVRLTLAASTASGLDDAPADLDGYGPIPAGTARNLLPATVTRVMTEPRTGAVLSVGRTRRLPHRELRLLLQLRDVTCRFPGCTRSASGAEADHVVEWRNGGGTDPGNLASLCVAHHHVRHGDRWTYVLHPDGTADWTTPTGRRITTRPPAREARLRSGPRPSFDDRPPPF; this is translated from the coding sequence ATGAAAGCACACGGAGCGATACTGGCGGCGGCGGAGGCGGTGCTCGGCGAGGTGCGCGCTCGCGGTGACCGGGCCGCAGCGCTCGCCCGCTCGGCGTCTCCGCTGCTCCTAGCGTCGGCAGAGGAGCTGTACGCCGGGTACCGCGTCGCGCTCGAGCACCCGGAGTCGTTCGCCCGAGGGTCGGCGCCGCACGCCTCGAGCGAGCTCGCCGAGCGATCAATCCGTGCCGAGTTCGCGGTCGCCCTCGGGGTGTCCGAGCGGGTCGCTTGCCGCGAACTCGAGAACGCGGCGCTCCTGGTCGAGCATCTGCCGGCCACCCGCTCCGCCCTGGCCGAGGCGCGGCTGCGCTGGGAGGCGGGCCAGGCCGTGTGCGCGGTCGCGGCCACCCTGCCGCCGGGCTCCCGGGCGGAGTTCGACGCGCGGGCCGCCGATCTCGCTGCCCGGTCCACGCCGACGCAACTGCGGCGCGCTCTGGCGAGACTCCGCGAGGAGCTCCACGAGCAGCCCCTCGCCGAGCGTCACCGACGCGCCCGCGAGGACCGCGCTGTGTGGCTGAGCCCCGAGGTGGACGGCATGGCGACACTCTGCGCTCTCCTCCCGGCACCGGTCGCGGTGGGGGCGTATGCGCGTCTCGACCGGATCGCACGGATCCTCCGCGACGGTGCCGCGGGAAGCGACGGTGCCGCGGGACGTGCTCCGGCCGAGGGACGCGAACGGGACGCCACGAGCGCCCCCGTTCCGGGTCTCGACGGGGGAGACGAGCGCACCCTCGCGCAGCTGCGGGCCGACGCACTCGCCGACATCCTGTGCGACGCCGACGTCATCGGCACGATCCCCGACGCGGTCGGCGCCGATCGACCCACTCCGACCCTGGTCCCGGGCGTTCGCGCCGAGGTGCGCCTCACCCTGGCCGCGAGCACCGCCTCCGGCCTCGACGACGCCCCCGCCGATCTCGACGGCTACGGTCCGATCCCCGCAGGCACCGCCCGGAACCTCCTCCCCGCGACCGTCACCCGGGTGATGACCGAGCCGCGCACGGGCGCCGTCCTCTCGGTCGGTCGCACCCGCCGACTCCCGCACCGCGAGCTGCGGCTCCTCCTCCAGCTCCGCGACGTGACCTGCCGCTTCCCCGGCTGCACCCGCTCCGCCAGCGGCGCCGAGGCCGACCACGTCGTCGAGTGGCGCAACGGAGGCGGCACCGATCCGGGCAACCTCGCCAGCCTCTGCGTGGCCCACCACCACGTCCGCCACGGCGACCGCTGGACCTACGTCCTCCACCCCGACGGCACCGCCGACTGGACGACCCCCACCGGACGCCGCATCACGACCCGGCCACCGGCCCGTGAGGCGCGACTGCGATCAGGCCCCCGCCCGAGCTTCGACGACCGCCCGCCACCGTTCTGA
- a CDS encoding NAD(P)-dependent oxidoreductase has translation MFETGHPAITFFGCDREEALAVAEASHRYPVRCRVESVPVGPVSAALAVGTTCVSVSHVTAVTAETLHALAANGVRSLITRSIGVDHLDLEAAAALGISVANVGYEPDGVADHTVMLILLALRNTRPTLAAVARHDFRAPVARGRELRSVTVAVIGGGRIGCAVAERLRPFGCRVLIVGGSGPAPEGTERVPLEQALAASDVLTLHLPLSDMTHHFLSAERIARLRPGALVVNTGRGGLIDTDALVAALEDGRLGGAALDVVEGEEGCFSVDHSGRPLPHGSLERLIAMPNVVITPHLAYFTTRTLHQIIETTLSLCVTHERTTTHV, from the coding sequence ATGTTCGAGACAGGTCACCCGGCGATCACGTTCTTCGGGTGCGATCGGGAAGAGGCGCTCGCCGTTGCGGAGGCGTCCCACCGCTACCCGGTGCGCTGCCGGGTGGAGTCAGTCCCCGTCGGCCCGGTGAGTGCTGCCCTGGCGGTCGGCACGACCTGCGTCAGCGTCAGCCATGTGACCGCGGTCACCGCGGAGACGCTGCACGCCCTCGCCGCGAACGGAGTGCGCTCGCTGATCACCCGGAGCATCGGCGTCGATCACCTCGACCTTGAGGCGGCCGCCGCACTCGGCATCTCGGTCGCGAACGTCGGCTACGAGCCCGACGGAGTCGCCGACCACACAGTGATGCTGATCCTCCTCGCCCTGCGCAACACCCGACCCACCCTCGCCGCCGTCGCCCGACACGACTTCCGCGCACCGGTCGCACGGGGCCGGGAACTGCGCAGTGTCACCGTGGCGGTGATCGGCGGTGGGCGGATCGGCTGCGCCGTCGCCGAGCGGTTGCGCCCCTTCGGCTGCCGAGTCCTGATCGTCGGCGGTTCCGGCCCGGCGCCCGAGGGCACGGAGCGCGTCCCGCTCGAGCAGGCGCTGGCCGCGAGCGACGTGCTCACCCTGCACCTGCCCCTGTCCGACATGACCCACCACTTCCTCAGTGCCGAGCGGATCGCCCGCCTGCGGCCGGGCGCCCTGGTGGTCAACACCGGTCGTGGCGGCCTGATCGACACGGACGCGCTCGTCGCCGCCCTCGAGGACGGCCGGCTCGGCGGCGCCGCTCTCGACGTCGTCGAGGGCGAAGAGGGCTGCTTCTCGGTCGACCACTCCGGCCGGCCGCTCCCCCACGGCTCGCTCGAGCGCCTGATCGCGATGCCGAACGTCGTCATCACTCCGCACCTCGCCTACTTCACCACCCGCACCCTCCACCAGATCATCGAGACCACGCTCTCGCTCTGCGTGACTCACGAGAGGACCACCACCCATGTCTAA